A window of the Zootoca vivipara chromosome 14, rZooViv1.1, whole genome shotgun sequence genome harbors these coding sequences:
- the LOC132593166 gene encoding uncharacterized protein LOC132593166, translating to MIDFENKHFFSESNPFTNDIILIKRYIDDLLIIFKSEATCIAFQEWVNTLDSHLKFTCQYHKKEIPFLDVVVYISNRNTLAFKPHKKLTDCYSLLHYSSSHPSHLKRNLPYGQLIRLKRNATDKRDYRNAAHQLEKALVNRGYPNCIIQDAYRRVDGRNRKNLLETRSDSIKNRKPSRLVMGMDFTPLASHIRNIIYKHWHIVEDIPGCKDPPLLGLRKKGTLRNQLVKADCLESPSIVTKGHYRCGSCNMCPYSLQVKEIKSEHMQFTFKINSMTTCNSKNVVYCIRCPCNKLYIGSTTRALKVRIGEHRSRIRNKVMEAPLTPHFLQMKHSDSDLMFFGLWQYTPKKYHKQDILKILRQQETKLIFMFKTLQPDGLNSDLDLSVFI from the coding sequence ATGAttgactttgaaaacaaacattttttttctgaatctaacccctttacaaatgacatcattctgattaaaagatacattgatgatttgctcataatttttaaatctgaagcaacatgtattgcattccaagaatgggtgaacacattggattcccatctaaaatttacttgtcagtatcacaaaaaagaaattccatttttggaTGTAGTGGTCTACATTTCAAATAGAAACACCTTGGCATTCAAACCACATAAGAAATTAACGGATTGTTACTCCCTACTCCATTACTCTTCAAGTCacccttctcatttaaaaagaaatttaccatACGGACAGTTAATCAGACTGAAAAGGAATGCTACAGACAAGAGAGACTATAGAAATGCGGCTCATCAGCTAGAAAAAGCTCTCGTTAACCGGGGCTACCCTAATTGTATCATACAGGACGCATACAGACGTGTAGACGGTCGCAATCGAAAAAATTTGCTTGAAACACGGTctgatagcattaaaaacagaaaacccagccgcctggtcatggggatggatttcacacccctggccagccacattagaaatattatatataaacattggcatattgtggaagacatacctggctgtaaagatcccccccttttagggttgaggaagaaaggaactttgcgcaatcaattggtcaaagctgattgtttggaatcaccatccattgtcactaaaggccactatagatgcggctcatgcaatatgtgcccctacagtttacaagtaaaagaaataaaaagtgaacatatgcagttcacttttaaaatcaactccatgaccacatgcaactccaagaacgtagtttattgcatacggtgCCCTTGTAACAAACTGTATATAGGCAGCACCACGCGGGCACTAAAGGTACGTATAGGAgaacacagatcacgcatccgcaataaagtgatggaagcccctcttacacctcattttttacaaatgaaacacagtgactccgatttaatgttttttggcttatggcagtacacacccaaaaaataccacaagcaggatatcctaaaaatattgagacaacaagaaactaaattgatttttatgtttaagacattacaaccggacggtttaaactcagatcttgacctttctgtattcatttaa